A single region of the Streptomyces vilmorinianum genome encodes:
- a CDS encoding SCO family protein yields MNDHQGRRPGRLAPLIAAAVAIAAAVAITVVVGLGGGNDKGTSSGNGPIAEVSAENAGTKAATVLDRPFTKPDLVLTDTKGQKFDLRARTKGKPTLIYFGYTHCPDVCPLTMSNIAVAKKQLPKADQDKLQVVFVTTDPERDTSAELAKWLPAAGDSSFIGLTGDFSTIQAGARQIGIGIDPPKKEKGGSVVSMHGAQVIAFSPTTDQGYVLYGEDTTVDDYAKDLPKIIKGENP; encoded by the coding sequence ATGAACGACCACCAGGGCCGCCGGCCTGGCCGCCTCGCCCCCCTCATCGCCGCCGCCGTCGCCATCGCCGCCGCCGTCGCGATCACCGTCGTCGTCGGCCTCGGCGGCGGCAACGACAAGGGGACGAGCTCCGGGAACGGACCGATCGCCGAGGTCTCCGCCGAGAACGCCGGGACCAAGGCGGCGACCGTCCTCGACCGCCCGTTCACCAAGCCCGACCTGGTCCTCACCGACACCAAGGGCCAGAAGTTCGACCTGCGGGCGCGGACCAAGGGCAAGCCGACGCTGATCTACTTCGGCTACACGCACTGCCCCGACGTCTGCCCGCTGACGATGAGCAACATCGCCGTCGCCAAGAAGCAGCTCCCCAAGGCGGACCAGGACAAGCTCCAGGTCGTCTTCGTCACCACCGACCCCGAGCGGGACACCTCCGCCGAGCTCGCGAAGTGGCTGCCGGCCGCCGGCGACTCCTCCTTCATCGGTCTCACCGGTGACTTCTCCACGATCCAGGCGGGCGCCCGCCAGATCGGCATCGGCATCGACCCGCCGAAGAAGGAGAAGGGCGGCTCGGTCGTCTCCATGCACGGAGCCCAGGTGATCGCGTTCTCGCCCACGACCGACCAGGGCTACGTCCTGTACGGCGAGGACACGACCGTCGACGACTACGCCAAGGACCTGCCGAAGATCATCAAGGGGGAGAACCCGTGA
- a CDS encoding copper chaperone PCu(A)C — MNRRTTILSAAVALVSALALTGCSSDSSADTGGKPELEVSGAFMPQPVMDMAGGFLTIKNDSATADKLTSVTSPLSDDVQIHETKNQKMRQVTSFDIPANGELKLERGGNHIMFMDIKQKPKQGEKVSIELHFEKADPIKVDLPVEAATHNPKQH; from the coding sequence GTGAACCGCCGCACCACCATCCTGTCCGCCGCCGTCGCGCTCGTCTCGGCGCTGGCCCTGACCGGGTGCTCGTCCGACAGCTCCGCCGACACCGGCGGCAAGCCCGAACTCGAGGTCAGCGGCGCGTTCATGCCGCAGCCCGTGATGGACATGGCCGGCGGCTTCCTGACCATCAAGAACGACAGCGCCACCGCGGACAAGCTCACCTCCGTCACCAGCCCCCTCTCGGACGACGTCCAGATCCACGAGACGAAGAACCAGAAGATGCGGCAGGTGACGTCCTTCGACATCCCTGCCAACGGTGAGCTGAAGCTCGAACGCGGCGGCAACCACATCATGTTCATGGACATCAAGCAGAAGCCGAAGCAGGGCGAGAAGGTCAGCATCGAGCTGCACTTCGAGAAGGCCGACCCCATCAAGGTCGACCTTCCCGTCGAGGCCGCCACCCACAACCCGAAGCAGCACTGA
- a CDS encoding copper resistance CopC/CopD family protein, whose product MPATAPRLGSALTRLLLVTAALLGALLAGAAPASAHAALTGSDPMDGAVVATAPKEVNLTFSEQVAMGADSIRVLDPAGKRVDTAEIRDLCSGSIVRYGVGLRSGLPEGTYTVAWQTVSADSHPIAGAFTFSIGAPSQTSFALPDQEVGGGLVGTLYGIARYLSYAGFTVLVGGGAFVLACWPGGASARPLQRLVVRGWLTLTAATLVMLLLRNPYTGSGELADAFDLGGLKSVLETKTGAALISRLMLLGAAALFVSVLFGSYTKRTDEKETKDLTFGLAIGGSVVAAGIAGTWALAEHASTGLQPQIAMPVDILHLLAVAAWLGGLTALLVALYRVPGIERAAVERFSRIAFGSVVVLAATGLYQSWRQVGSWSALTGTAYGQLLLVKVGLVAVLVGIAWVSRRWTQRLAEPATVETAEGQAAEGQAVEAQAAEAQAVQAVQAETVEAEPETPVGEAEDADPERAAQLARQRVAVATAREKRDRDADPDRTGLRRSVLTEAMVAVVLLAVTTVLTSTEPGRTEEETGRSASESGSTAVPERPVDIRLPFDTGGAEGKGTVRLSLNPGRTGANALHLYVDRPNGRPLDVPEIKVAFTLKEKDVGPLPVVPDRIQTGHWIANGVQIPMAGEWQIQVTVRTSDIDQTTIDKNVKIG is encoded by the coding sequence ATGCCAGCCACCGCCCCGCGCCTCGGATCCGCCCTGACCCGGCTGCTGCTCGTCACGGCCGCCCTCCTGGGCGCCCTGCTCGCCGGCGCCGCCCCCGCGTCCGCGCACGCCGCGCTCACCGGCAGCGACCCGATGGACGGGGCGGTGGTCGCCACCGCCCCCAAGGAAGTCAATCTCACCTTCTCCGAGCAGGTCGCCATGGGCGCCGACTCGATCCGGGTCCTCGACCCGGCGGGCAAGCGCGTGGACACCGCGGAGATCCGCGACCTGTGCAGCGGATCGATCGTCCGGTACGGAGTCGGGCTCCGCAGCGGGCTGCCGGAAGGCACCTACACCGTGGCCTGGCAGACCGTCTCCGCCGACAGCCACCCCATCGCGGGCGCCTTCACCTTCTCCATCGGCGCGCCCTCCCAGACATCCTTCGCCCTACCCGACCAGGAGGTCGGCGGCGGGCTCGTCGGCACGCTGTACGGCATCGCCCGCTACCTCTCGTACGCCGGCTTCACCGTCCTCGTCGGCGGCGGCGCCTTCGTCCTCGCCTGCTGGCCGGGCGGCGCGAGCGCCCGGCCGCTGCAGCGGCTCGTCGTCAGGGGCTGGCTCACCCTGACCGCCGCCACCCTGGTCATGCTGCTGCTGCGCAACCCCTACACCGGCTCCGGAGAGCTCGCCGACGCCTTCGACCTGGGCGGACTGAAGTCCGTCCTCGAGACGAAGACCGGCGCCGCGCTCATTTCCCGGCTCATGCTGCTCGGCGCGGCGGCGCTCTTCGTGAGCGTGCTCTTCGGCTCGTACACGAAGCGGACCGACGAGAAGGAGACCAAGGACCTCACCTTCGGACTCGCGATCGGCGGCTCCGTGGTGGCCGCCGGGATCGCGGGCACGTGGGCGCTCGCCGAGCACGCCTCCACCGGTCTGCAGCCGCAGATCGCCATGCCCGTCGACATCCTGCACCTGCTCGCCGTGGCGGCCTGGCTGGGCGGCCTGACGGCCCTGCTCGTCGCGCTGTACCGGGTCCCCGGCATCGAGCGGGCAGCGGTGGAGCGCTTCTCGAGAATCGCCTTCGGCTCGGTGGTCGTCCTGGCAGCGACCGGGCTCTACCAGTCCTGGCGGCAGGTCGGCTCCTGGTCGGCGCTGACCGGCACGGCGTACGGACAGCTGCTCCTGGTCAAGGTCGGGCTCGTGGCCGTGCTCGTCGGGATCGCCTGGGTCTCGCGGCGCTGGACCCAGCGCCTCGCGGAACCGGCCACGGTGGAGACGGCCGAGGGCCAGGCGGCCGAGGGCCAGGCGGTCGAGGCGCAGGCGGCCGAGGCGCAGGCGGTGCAGGCGGTGCAGGCAGAGACGGTCGAGGCGGAGCCGGAAACTCCCGTCGGAGAGGCGGAGGACGCCGACCCGGAGCGGGCCGCTCAGCTCGCCCGGCAGCGGGTCGCCGTCGCCACCGCCCGTGAGAAGCGGGACCGCGACGCCGACCCCGACCGGACCGGCCTGCGCCGCTCGGTGCTGACCGAGGCCATGGTCGCCGTCGTGCTGCTCGCCGTGACGACCGTACTGACGTCGACCGAACCCGGCCGCACGGAGGAGGAGACCGGCCGCTCGGCTTCCGAGTCCGGCTCGACCGCCGTACCCGAGCGGCCCGTGGACATCCGGCTCCCCTTCGACACCGGCGGTGCCGAAGGCAAGGGAACGGTACGACTGAGCCTCAACCCGGGCCGTACCGGCGCCAACGCCCTGCACCTCTATGTGGACCGGCCCAACGGTCGCCCGCTGGACGTACCCGAGATCAAGGTCGCCTTCACCCTCAAGGAGAAGGACGTCGGCCCCCTGCCCGTCGTGCCCGACCGGATCCAGACCGGACACTGGATCGCCAACGGCGTACAGATCCCGATGGCCGGCGAGTGGCAGATCCAGGTGACGGTCCGCACCTCCGACATCGACCAGACCACCATCGACAAGAACGTGAAGATCGGCTGA
- the efeB gene encoding iron uptake transporter deferrochelatase/peroxidase subunit translates to MTDDNSESRLEISRRRMLGTVGAAGAAGIALGAAGGAGVYGAVSGSGASAADTTALTTVGSTEAMFHGKHQAGITTPPQSRGHLVAFDLAPGAGRKEAAALLRRWSATAKALMAGEPTSEDTGIALDAGPSSLTVTFGFGHSFFGRTGLTARRPMQLDPLPAFSADALDPKRSEGDLWVQIGADDALVAFHALRALQKDAGSAAKVRWQMNGFNRSAGATAKPMTSRNLMGQVDGTRNPKPSDPDFDRRIFVPATGSTGSTGTQEWMAGGSYAVVRRIRMLLDDWEKLPLDRQEKVIGRRKSDGAPLTGGTETTELDLHKIGPDGKLVIPDNAHSRISAPEQNGGAAMLRRPFSFHDGIGPDGTPDAGLLFVCWQADPLRGFVPVQRKLDRGDALSAFIRHEASGLFAVPGGAAEGEYVGQRLLES, encoded by the coding sequence GTGACTGACGACAATTCTGAGAGCAGGCTGGAGATCTCCCGGCGGCGCATGCTCGGCACCGTGGGCGCCGCGGGCGCGGCCGGTATCGCGCTCGGCGCGGCCGGTGGCGCCGGGGTGTACGGCGCCGTGTCCGGCTCCGGCGCCTCGGCCGCGGACACGACGGCGCTGACGACCGTCGGCTCGACCGAGGCGATGTTTCACGGGAAACATCAAGCGGGGATCACCACTCCGCCTCAGTCGCGGGGCCATCTGGTCGCCTTCGACCTCGCCCCGGGCGCGGGCCGCAAGGAGGCCGCCGCGCTGCTGCGCCGCTGGTCGGCCACCGCCAAGGCGCTGATGGCGGGCGAGCCGACGAGCGAGGACACCGGCATCGCGCTCGACGCGGGCCCCTCCTCGCTCACCGTCACCTTCGGCTTCGGCCACTCCTTCTTCGGACGTACGGGACTCACCGCCCGCCGCCCGATGCAGCTCGACCCCCTGCCCGCCTTCTCCGCCGACGCGCTCGACCCCAAGCGCTCGGAGGGCGACCTGTGGGTGCAGATCGGCGCGGACGACGCACTCGTCGCCTTCCACGCCCTGCGCGCGCTGCAGAAGGACGCCGGCTCGGCCGCGAAGGTCCGCTGGCAGATGAACGGCTTCAACCGCTCGGCCGGCGCCACGGCGAAGCCGATGACGTCCCGCAACCTGATGGGCCAGGTGGACGGGACGCGCAACCCGAAGCCCTCCGACCCCGACTTCGACCGGCGGATCTTCGTCCCGGCCACCGGTTCCACCGGCTCCACCGGGACCCAGGAATGGATGGCCGGAGGCTCGTACGCGGTCGTGCGCCGCATCCGCATGCTGCTCGACGACTGGGAGAAGCTCCCCCTCGACAGGCAGGAGAAGGTCATCGGCCGGCGGAAGTCCGACGGCGCCCCGCTGACCGGCGGGACCGAGACGACCGAACTCGATCTCCACAAGATCGGGCCGGACGGCAAGCTGGTCATCCCCGACAACGCCCATTCCCGGATCTCCGCCCCCGAACAGAACGGCGGAGCTGCGATGCTGCGGCGGCCGTTCTCCTTCCACGACGGAATCGGGCCGGACGGGACGCCCGACGCGGGACTGCTCTTCGTCTGCTGGCAGGCCGACCCGCTCAGGGGCTTCGTCCCCGTGCAGCGCAAGCTCGACCGGGGCGACGCTCTGTCCGCCTTCATCCGGCACGAGGCGAGCGGCCTGTTCGCCGTGCCGGGCGGGGCGGCGGAAGGCGAGTACGTGGGCCAGCGGCTGCTGGAGTCCTGA
- the pheA gene encoding prephenate dehydratase produces MSATRYTYLGPEGTFTEAALRTLPEAATRELVPMVSVPAALDAVRNGEAAAALVPIENSVEGGVTATLDELASGEPLMIYREVVLPIAFALLVRPGTALSEVKTVTGHPVAQPQVRNWLRAHLPDALWESAASNADGARLVQEGRFDAAFAGEFAAATYGLEALVTEIHDAENAETRFVLVGRPARPAAPTGADKTSVVLWLGDDHPGALLELLQEFAVRGVNLMLIQSRPTGAGIGNYCFAVDAEGHISDRRVGEALMGLKRICPKVRFLGSYPRAGVAVKDVRALRRGTSDAEFMAASDWLARAQDGRA; encoded by the coding sequence ATGTCAGCCACCCGGTATACGTATCTCGGTCCCGAAGGCACCTTCACGGAGGCCGCGCTGCGTACGCTGCCCGAGGCCGCGACCCGGGAACTCGTCCCCATGGTCTCCGTCCCTGCCGCGCTGGACGCCGTACGCAACGGAGAGGCCGCCGCCGCTCTCGTACCGATCGAGAACTCGGTGGAGGGCGGGGTCACCGCGACGCTGGACGAGCTGGCCTCCGGCGAACCGCTGATGATCTACCGCGAGGTGGTCCTGCCGATCGCCTTCGCCCTGCTCGTACGGCCCGGCACCGCGCTGTCGGAGGTCAAGACGGTCACCGGTCACCCGGTGGCCCAGCCGCAGGTACGGAACTGGCTGCGGGCCCACCTGCCCGACGCCCTGTGGGAATCGGCGGCCTCGAACGCGGACGGGGCCCGGCTGGTGCAGGAAGGCCGTTTCGACGCGGCGTTCGCCGGCGAGTTCGCGGCGGCGACCTACGGACTTGAGGCCCTGGTCACCGAGATCCACGACGCCGAGAACGCCGAGACCCGGTTCGTCCTGGTGGGCCGGCCGGCCCGGCCCGCGGCTCCGACCGGGGCGGACAAGACCTCGGTCGTGCTGTGGCTGGGCGACGACCACCCGGGTGCCCTCCTCGAACTGCTCCAGGAGTTCGCGGTGCGCGGGGTCAACCTGATGCTGATCCAGTCCCGCCCGACGGGCGCGGGCATCGGGAACTACTGCTTCGCCGTGGACGCCGAGGGCCATATCTCGGACCGGCGGGTGGGCGAGGCGCTGATGGGTCTGAAGCGGATCTGCCCCAAGGTGCGGTTCCTCGGCTCGTATCCGAGGGCGGGCGTGGCGGTGAAGGACGTACGAGCGCTGCGGCGCGGGACGTCGGACGCGGAGTTCATGGCGGCCTCCGATTGGCTGGCGAGGGCCCAGGACGGTCGGGCCTGA
- the serS gene encoding serine--tRNA ligase, whose amino-acid sequence MIDLRLLREDPDRVRASQRARGEDVALVDALLSADERRRSSGVRFDELRSEQKALGKLIPKATPEERAELLQRAEQLKTDVKAAEAEQNEADETARALLLQLGNIVHADVPVGGEEDFVVLETHGTIRDFAAEGFEPKDHLELGEALGAIDVERGAKVSGSRFYYLTGVGALLELALVNAAIAQATEAGFIPMLTPALVRPRAMEGTGFLGQAAENVYHLEKDDFYLVGTSEVPLAAYHMDEIIDADKLPLRYAGFSPCFRREAGTYGKDTRGIFRVHQFDKVEMFSYVAPEDAEAEHKRLLEWEKQWLTSLELPFQVIDVATGDLGASASRKFDCEAWIPTQGKYRELTSASNCDGFQARRLSVRMRDERNGKKVVQPLATLNGTLCAVPRTIVAILENHQLPDGSVRVPEVLRPYLGGREVLEPISK is encoded by the coding sequence GTGATTGACCTTCGCCTGCTCCGTGAGGACCCCGACCGTGTTCGCGCCTCCCAGCGCGCCCGTGGAGAGGACGTCGCGCTCGTCGACGCCCTGCTCTCCGCCGATGAGCGGCGCAGGTCGTCGGGCGTCCGCTTCGACGAGCTTCGTTCCGAGCAGAAGGCGCTCGGCAAGCTGATCCCCAAGGCCACCCCCGAGGAGCGCGCCGAGCTCCTGCAGCGGGCCGAGCAGCTCAAGACCGACGTCAAGGCCGCCGAGGCCGAGCAGAACGAGGCCGACGAGACCGCTCGCGCTCTCCTGCTCCAGCTGGGCAACATCGTCCACGCGGACGTCCCGGTCGGCGGAGAGGAGGACTTCGTCGTCCTCGAGACGCACGGCACCATCCGCGACTTCGCGGCCGAGGGCTTCGAGCCCAAGGACCACCTGGAGCTGGGCGAGGCGCTGGGCGCCATCGACGTCGAGCGGGGCGCCAAGGTCTCCGGTTCTCGCTTCTACTACCTGACGGGTGTCGGCGCGCTGCTGGAGCTCGCCCTCGTCAACGCGGCGATCGCGCAGGCCACCGAGGCCGGGTTCATCCCGATGCTGACGCCGGCGCTGGTCCGCCCGCGCGCCATGGAGGGCACCGGCTTCCTCGGCCAGGCCGCGGAGAACGTGTACCACCTGGAGAAGGACGACTTCTACCTCGTCGGTACGTCCGAGGTGCCGCTCGCCGCGTACCACATGGACGAGATCATCGACGCGGACAAGCTCCCGCTGCGCTACGCCGGCTTCTCGCCGTGCTTCCGCCGCGAGGCCGGCACGTACGGCAAGGACACCCGAGGCATCTTCCGGGTCCACCAGTTCGACAAGGTCGAGATGTTCTCGTACGTCGCTCCGGAGGACGCCGAGGCCGAGCACAAGCGGCTCCTGGAGTGGGAGAAGCAGTGGCTGACCAGCCTCGAGCTCCCCTTCCAGGTCATCGACGTGGCCACCGGCGACCTCGGCGCCTCGGCCTCGCGCAAGTTCGACTGCGAGGCGTGGATCCCGACGCAGGGCAAGTACCGCGAGCTGACCTCGGCGTCGAACTGCGACGGCTTCCAGGCGCGCCGCCTGTCCGTGCGGATGCGCGACGAGCGGAACGGCAAGAAGGTCGTGCAGCCGCTGGCGACGCTGAACGGCACGCTGTGCGCCGTACCGCGCACGATCGTGGCGATCCTGGAGAACCACCAGCTGCCGGACGGCTCGGTTCGGGTGCCGGAGGTGCTGCGGCCGTACCTGGGTGGCCGCGAGGTCCTGGAGCCGATCTCCAAGTGA